The stretch of DNA GGCGTCACCTCGTCGAGCACGCAGGCGTCGAGGAAGACGACGACGTGATCGCCGCGTTCGAGAACGGTGTCGCCTCGGGGGGTGATGAACTGGTCGTCGCGGGTGATGGCGCCGATGACGACGCCGGCGGGCAGGTCGGCGACCGACTCGTGGATCGGCCGACCCGCGAGGACGCTCTCCCCGTCGATCTCTACCTCGAGCACCTCGGCGCGGTCGCTCTCGATGATCGCGACGTTCTCCGCGCCGCCGTCGCGGGTGAAACGGGTGATCTCCTCGGCCACCACCTCGCGCGGGTTGACGCCCACGTCGACGCCCACCGTCTCGAACAGTTCGACGTACTCCGTGGTGTCGATGATCGCCACCGTCCGGTCGACGCCGAGCCGCCGCGCTAAGAGCGAGACGAGGAGGTTCTTCTCGTCGGAGTCCAGTGCCGCGACGACGAAGTCGGCGTCGCCGACGTGTTCGCGCTCCAGGAAGTCCATGTCGGTAGCGTCGTTCTCCATCACGACGGCGCTCGGGAGGTCCTCGGCGAGCTGCCGGGCGCGGTCGCCGTCGCGTTCGATCAGCCGCGGCTTGAACCCGCGGTCACCGAGCAGCCTGGCGACGTGGTAGCCGATTTCGCTCCCGCCGACGATCACCACCTCCTCCGCCGTGCCCGGCGGCTCCTCGGGCGCGATAGTGGTCGCGAACTCCCGTACCGCCTTGGGGTTCCCGATCACCACCACCCGGTCGCGCTCGTGAAGCACCGAGTCCCCGCGGGCGATTTCGAGTTCGTCGTCCCGGAGGATGGCGGCGAAGGTGAGCTGTTCGAACCGATCGGCCTCGGCGACGGTCTGATCCCGCACGGGGCTGCCCGGCGGAATCTCGAACTCCGCCATCTGGACGCGCCCGTCCGCGAAGGAGTCCACGTCGCGGGCGGCCGGAATGCCGACCACGCGGACGATTGACTCCGCGGCCAGCAGGTTCGTACAGACCATGAAGTCGATGCCGAACGCCCGCTCGGAGCGCTCCCACGTCCGGAGATACTCCGTGTTCTTCACGCGGGCGACGGTGAACGCGTCGCTCACCGCGCGGGCCGTCGCACAGACGACGATGTTCGTCTCGTCGTCGTCGGTGCTGGCGATTACCATGTCGGCCTCGTCGATGCCCGCCTCGTCCAGCGTCGAGAGCGACGTCCCGTCGCCCCCGACGGTCAGCACGTCGAGAGAGTACGTCAGGTCGTCGACACGATCGCCGTCCCGATCGACGACGACGATGTCGTGGGTGTCGGCGAGGTCGGCCGCGATGCTCGACCCGACCTGCCCCGCCCCGACGATGATCACGCGCACGCCGCATCGCTCCTGACCATGCACGCTACTGCGAACGCCCACCGTTTCACGATTTCGTTTCCTACACCCCGCCCGGCGCCTCGTGAACGACGAGTTCTACCTCGCGGCGTCGTCCCTCGACGTCCGCGACGATGCGCTCGACGACGCGTTCGGCCTCCTCGACGAGGATCGGCTTCACCTTCCGGACCACCCAGTCGAGCGAGACGAACCGCGGCAGGTCGAGGGTGCCACCCCCGACGGAGTCGGGGTCGAACACGACTTCGAGGTGGACGCGGCAGGCGGCGTCGGTGTCGTCGGGCAGCCCCTCAGGCACCGGGTCGAGCGGTTCGACCCGCCAGTCGCCACGGGCGTCGATGTCCTCGGTCACCCGCCAGTCGAGGCGCGTCGGCGGGTCGGCGTCCGTCACCTCGGTACGAGCGGTGTAGGAGAGCTTCCACCACGCGAAGCGCAGGCGATACGTCGTCCCCGGCGACCCGTCGCCGTTCGCGGTCACGCCGGTCAGGTACTTCGAGTACCGGGCGTAGCGCGGGAAATCCACGAGGAAGTCGTACACCGCCCCGGGCGCAAGGCAGACGACCGTACTGACGTGGATTCGGTCCACGGGGGTCCCTTGGAGCGAATCGTGGTAAGCGTTCCGCGCCGACGAGGACGACGGTTTTCACGCGCCCACCCCTTCGATCACCCGTGCCCAGTCCGTTCGCCCGTGCCCTCCGCGACCAGCATCGCGACGAACGCGACGCGCCGCTCCGCGTCCACGGGGACGACGAGTGCCGCGAACATCCGGTCGAGGCGTTCTACTTCGGCGACCCGACCGGCGGCGACGCCTTCCCGTGGATCGAGTCGTGGCTCGACGGACCCTTGCTCGACGTCGGCGCCGGCGTCGGCCGCGACGCGCGCTACTTTCAGGCGCAGTTCGAGACGGTGGCCGTCGAGGTGAGCGACGCGCTGGTCGAGACGATGCGCGACCGCGGCGTCGACGACGCCCGTCGGGGCGACCTGTTCGCCCTCCCCGAGACGCTGCCGGCCGACCGGTTCCGGTCGGTCCTGATCCGCGGGACGCAGCTCGGCCTCGCGGGGTCGACCGACCGGCTCCGAGGGACGCTCGCCGACCTCGACGTCGTGACGAGGGCCGACGCGACGGCCGTCGTCGACGGCTACGACCCCGCCCACCCGGGGACGGCCGACCTGATCGGCTACCGCGACGACCCGCGGGACGGTCTCGCCCGTCGCACGATCCGGTTCGAGTACGC from Haloplanus salinus encodes:
- a CDS encoding class I SAM-dependent methyltransferase; the protein is MPSPFARALRDQHRDERDAPLRVHGDDECREHPVEAFYFGDPTGGDAFPWIESWLDGPLLDVGAGVGRDARYFQAQFETVAVEVSDALVETMRDRGVDDARRGDLFALPETLPADRFRSVLIRGTQLGLAGSTDRLRGTLADLDVVTRADATAVVDGYDPAHPGTADLIGYRDDPRDGLARRTIRFEYAGERGDPLEFLLFGPDRLRAAASDAGWTVAAVDAPSTADTGYYRAALRRGQSGSPQ
- the trkA gene encoding Trk system potassium transporter TrkA, which codes for MRVIIVGAGQVGSSIAADLADTHDIVVVDRDGDRVDDLTYSLDVLTVGGDGTSLSTLDEAGIDEADMVIASTDDDETNIVVCATARAVSDAFTVARVKNTEYLRTWERSERAFGIDFMVCTNLLAAESIVRVVGIPAARDVDSFADGRVQMAEFEIPPGSPVRDQTVAEADRFEQLTFAAILRDDELEIARGDSVLHERDRVVVIGNPKAVREFATTIAPEEPPGTAEEVVIVGGSEIGYHVARLLGDRGFKPRLIERDGDRARQLAEDLPSAVVMENDATDMDFLEREHVGDADFVVAALDSDEKNLLVSLLARRLGVDRTVAIIDTTEYVELFETVGVDVGVNPREVVAEEITRFTRDGGAENVAIIESDRAEVLEVEIDGESVLAGRPIHESVADLPAGVVIGAITRDDQFITPRGDTVLERGDHVVVFLDACVLDEVTPKL
- a CDS encoding SRPBCC family protein, with product MDRIHVSTVVCLAPGAVYDFLVDFPRYARYSKYLTGVTANGDGSPGTTYRLRFAWWKLSYTARTEVTDADPPTRLDWRVTEDIDARGDWRVEPLDPVPEGLPDDTDAACRVHLEVVFDPDSVGGGTLDLPRFVSLDWVVRKVKPILVEEAERVVERIVADVEGRRREVELVVHEAPGGV